In one window of Methanolobus mangrovi DNA:
- a CDS encoding ferredoxin produces the protein MSYVLWNSNNYYSFKGGVNIADKNSKVSENVPGPYYVDESCISCQICTDEAPDHFKMADNNSTSYVFKQPENDEEKKLCEKTLSICPVDAIGNDG, from the coding sequence ATGTCTTATGTACTATGGAACTCAAATAATTATTATTCGTTCAAAGGGGGAGTAAATATCGCAGACAAAAATAGCAAAGTATCGGAGAATGTCCCGGGTCCATATTATGTCGATGAAAGTTGTATCTCATGTCAAATATGTACAGATGAAGCTCCGGACCACTTTAAAATGGCTGATAACAATTCAACTTCTTATGTTTTCAAACAGCCGGAAAATGATGAGGAAAAAAAGCTTTGTGAAAAAACTTTGAGTATTTGTCCGGTTGATGCTATCGGAAACGATGGTTAA
- a CDS encoding uroporphyrinogen decarboxylase family protein: protein MPAKDYAPIDQNWLEDAGSLWTTPWVDKPSERVIVDPIILSHAASLFRKNAGYFYQNPDEAIRMVCHACELYDVTPVGHYLYADYWGQDYGAEIKIQTNSPPGITKRPIKTAEDVDNFEVLETEDLAKGPTLTTHYKALDTCKEEFPHMFAPITQLGGTMEVATNWAAIEDVFMWMITEPELVDKLCVKAGDHMVNACKATAERYGANVMITGSVIASGDLMDTEQIKRFSFQPVSRAVRKVLNAGAGPGIYYHLCGNHTDDFQMWKNAPMSPFTIVQIGYDGQNIFPTSKLVEHFGDRCTCFGTVDTKLVDRGTPAQVYEQAKEQVLAGKDSPRGFILGTACECPTNAPPVNVHALVKAAKDHGKYEKF from the coding sequence ATGCCAGCAAAAGATTATGCACCAATAGATCAAAATTGGCTCGAAGATGCAGGAAGTTTGTGGACAACACCTTGGGTTGACAAACCATCAGAAAGAGTTATTGTAGACCCGATTATTCTGTCCCATGCTGCAAGCTTGTTTAGGAAAAATGCAGGATACTTTTATCAGAACCCTGATGAAGCAATAAGAATGGTATGCCACGCCTGTGAACTTTATGATGTCACTCCTGTTGGCCATTACTTATACGCTGATTATTGGGGTCAGGACTATGGGGCTGAAATAAAGATCCAGACCAATTCTCCACCCGGTATTACAAAGCGTCCTATCAAGACTGCTGAAGATGTAGACAACTTCGAGGTACTTGAAACCGAAGACCTGGCCAAAGGTCCAACACTTACGACCCACTACAAAGCACTTGACACATGTAAAGAAGAATTTCCTCACATGTTTGCCCCTATCACTCAGTTAGGCGGTACAATGGAAGTAGCAACCAACTGGGCTGCTATTGAAGATGTATTCATGTGGATGATCACAGAACCTGAACTTGTTGACAAACTCTGTGTAAAGGCCGGTGACCACATGGTAAATGCATGTAAAGCCACAGCTGAAAGATACGGTGCAAATGTAATGATCACTGGTTCAGTTATCGCCAGTGGTGATCTCATGGATACCGAACAGATCAAGAGGTTCAGTTTCCAGCCAGTTTCCCGTGCAGTCAGGAAAGTCCTGAATGCAGGAGCAGGTCCAGGTATATACTACCACCTTTGTGGAAACCATACCGATGATTTCCAGATGTGGAAGAACGCTCCAATGAGTCCTTTCACCATCGTCCAGATCGGGTATGACGGACAGAACATCTTCCCTACCTCCAAACTGGTAGAACACTTCGGTGACAGATGTACCTGTTTCGGTACAGTCGATACAAAGCTGGTCGACCGTGGAACCCCTGCACAGGTCTATGAACAGGCCAAAGAGCAGGTACTTGCCGGAAAGGACAGTCCAAGAGGATTCATTCTGGGAACTGCATGTGAATGTCCGACCAACGCACCACCTGTAAATGTCCATGCACTGGTGAAGGCTGCAAAAGACCACGGAAAGTATGAGAAGTTCTAA
- the ppsA gene encoding phosphoenolpyruvate synthase yields MTGNAKYVRWFEEITIDDVPSVGGKNASLGEMYRELTDKEIKIPNGFAITADAYWHVLKSAGVVEELKATLEEMDINDITDLAKRGKKARNIVLDAGIPDDLWAEVKEAYDKLCEQYGEDTDVAVRSSATAEDLPNASFAGQQETYLNVHGYHSLKDACNRCFASLFTDRAISYRVNNGFDHFAVGLSIGVMKMVRSDLAASGVIFTIDTESGFENVVFITGAYGLGENVVQGLVNPDEFYVFKPTLKEGYRPIIKKKRGSKEIKMIYGRGDSRVLTRNVDVPETDRKRYCIADDEALTLAKFAVTIEDHYSKKRGKHVPMDVEWAKDGETGELFIVQARPETVQSLKRKDVLETYYLDESADVIVTGRSVGSKIAAGKVHVIPDVSMISDFKAGEILVADTTTPDWEPVMKQAAAIITNKGGRTCHAAIVSRELGIPAVVGAEDATEKLRDEMDVTVNCAEGDAGKVHEGILPFHIETVDLKGLEKTKTEIMMNLGNPEEAFAMSMIPNDGIGLARLEFIITSYIKVHPMALVHPEKVEDPEVLEEIDKLTGRYENKADFFVEKLAHGVATITASFHPKPVVVRMSDFKSNEYASLMGGEYFEFEENNPMLGFRGASRYYDERYREGFALECKAMKKVRDEMGLTNLILMIPFCRRVEEAKKVLEEMNRNGLVRGENGLQVYMMTEIPSNVLLIDEFSQYFDGFSIGSNDLTQLTLGVDRDSEILASSFDERDEAVKKIVSMAIQGAKRNNKHSGLCGQAPSDYPDFAEFLVKEGIDSISLNPDSVMKIALRVVEVEKGMEK; encoded by the coding sequence ATGACAGGAAATGCCAAGTACGTTCGCTGGTTTGAGGAAATAACTATAGATGACGTGCCTTCGGTGGGAGGTAAGAATGCATCCCTTGGAGAAATGTACAGAGAACTGACAGATAAGGAGATCAAGATACCGAATGGTTTTGCGATAACTGCAGATGCCTACTGGCATGTACTGAAGTCTGCTGGCGTGGTGGAAGAACTCAAAGCAACGCTTGAAGAAATGGACATCAATGATATCACCGATCTTGCAAAGAGAGGCAAGAAAGCAAGAAATATCGTACTTGATGCAGGCATCCCTGATGACCTCTGGGCAGAGGTTAAAGAAGCTTATGACAAACTTTGCGAGCAGTATGGAGAGGATACAGATGTGGCAGTTCGCAGTTCAGCAACTGCTGAGGACCTGCCGAATGCCTCTTTTGCAGGTCAGCAGGAGACATACCTGAACGTACACGGGTATCACTCATTAAAAGATGCCTGTAACAGGTGTTTTGCATCACTTTTTACAGACAGGGCTATCTCATACAGGGTGAACAACGGATTCGATCATTTCGCAGTCGGCCTTTCCATAGGCGTAATGAAGATGGTGCGCTCGGATCTTGCAGCTAGCGGCGTGATATTTACCATTGACACTGAATCAGGTTTTGAGAACGTCGTCTTCATAACCGGAGCTTACGGTCTTGGAGAGAATGTAGTGCAGGGACTTGTCAATCCCGATGAGTTCTATGTGTTCAAACCTACTTTAAAAGAAGGTTACAGGCCTATTATCAAGAAAAAGAGAGGCAGTAAAGAGATCAAGATGATCTACGGCCGTGGTGATTCCCGTGTACTGACCCGTAATGTGGATGTGCCGGAGACTGACAGGAAGCGTTATTGTATTGCGGATGATGAGGCTCTGACGCTGGCAAAGTTCGCAGTGACCATCGAGGACCACTATTCCAAAAAGAGGGGGAAGCATGTACCCATGGATGTGGAGTGGGCCAAGGATGGCGAAACCGGCGAGCTGTTCATAGTACAGGCAAGACCGGAAACCGTGCAATCACTGAAGAGGAAGGATGTGCTTGAAACCTATTACCTTGATGAGAGTGCAGATGTCATTGTAACGGGAAGAAGTGTAGGTTCGAAGATAGCTGCCGGTAAAGTTCATGTGATTCCTGATGTGTCTATGATCTCTGATTTCAAAGCAGGGGAGATACTGGTGGCTGATACTACAACACCGGACTGGGAACCTGTGATGAAGCAGGCTGCTGCTATCATAACCAATAAAGGTGGAAGAACCTGTCATGCAGCCATTGTCAGCCGTGAACTTGGCATCCCGGCCGTTGTAGGCGCAGAGGATGCAACGGAAAAACTGAGAGATGAAATGGATGTCACGGTGAATTGTGCAGAAGGGGATGCAGGTAAAGTCCATGAAGGAATCCTTCCGTTCCACATTGAAACGGTTGACCTGAAAGGGCTGGAGAAGACAAAGACGGAGATCATGATGAATCTGGGCAATCCAGAGGAGGCTTTTGCAATGTCAATGATACCAAATGACGGTATAGGACTTGCAAGACTTGAGTTCATCATTACCAGTTATATCAAAGTGCATCCCATGGCACTTGTGCATCCTGAAAAGGTAGAGGATCCGGAAGTGCTGGAAGAGATTGACAAACTCACAGGCAGGTACGAGAACAAGGCGGACTTTTTCGTGGAGAAGCTGGCTCATGGTGTTGCAACGATCACTGCTTCCTTCCACCCGAAGCCGGTGGTAGTGCGTATGAGCGATTTCAAGTCCAATGAGTATGCAAGCCTTATGGGCGGCGAGTACTTCGAATTCGAGGAGAACAACCCCATGCTTGGTTTCAGGGGTGCCTCACGTTACTATGACGAGCGTTACAGGGAAGGCTTCGCCCTTGAGTGTAAAGCCATGAAAAAAGTGAGAGATGAAATGGGACTGACGAATCTCATTCTTATGATCCCATTCTGCCGCCGAGTAGAAGAAGCCAAAAAAGTCCTCGAGGAAATGAACAGGAACGGCCTGGTCAGAGGAGAGAACGGCCTTCAGGTCTACATGATGACCGAGATACCAAGCAACGTCCTGCTGATAGACGAATTCAGCCAGTACTTCGACGGTTTCTCCATCGGTTCCAACGACCTCACACAACTGACACTGGGCGTAGACAGGGATTCCGAAATCCTCGCCTCCTCCTTCGACGAACGTGATGAGGCCGTGAAGAAAATTGTCTCAATGGCAATACAGGGAGCAAAGAGAAACAACAAACACAGCGGCCTCTGCGGTCAGGCTCCCAGCGATTATCCCGACTTCGCAGAGTTTCTGGTGAAGGAAGGGATTGATTCTATCTCGCTGAATCCTGATTCTGTGATGAAGATCGCGTTGAGAGTTGTCGAGGTTGAGAAGGGTATGGAGAAGT
- a CDS encoding helix-turn-helix transcriptional regulator, producing MKAELISTVFLSEKRKSALLMLMDGPATVDEIKDSLTGTTSAIMAQVKILLEQGLIEQKEDGYRLTHIGKIIMKKIKPLVEALDVVQENKGYWDSRNLGCIPEYLLDRIGELGEILVHEPDLNHLFEPPSQLLKSLHQTTNVYTFYSYFCPTCPYNYAELSNKNVNFHLLLTQPVYDRLKDEYTDQYNAMMESENAHLYICNNDTLKLGALSITDDMMLIAFFNKEGIFDHKKVLSFEESARQWGKDLFLHYKEKSEKVK from the coding sequence ATGAAGGCTGAATTAATAAGCACAGTATTTCTGTCTGAAAAGAGAAAAAGTGCTCTACTTATGTTAATGGACGGACCAGCCACAGTTGATGAGATCAAAGATTCTCTCACCGGAACTACCAGTGCTATCATGGCTCAGGTAAAAATACTTCTTGAGCAGGGGTTGATTGAGCAAAAAGAAGACGGGTACAGATTGACCCATATTGGCAAGATCATAATGAAAAAAATAAAGCCACTTGTAGAAGCACTGGATGTGGTACAGGAAAATAAAGGTTACTGGGATAGCAGGAACCTGGGTTGCATTCCTGAATACTTGCTTGACAGGATTGGTGAGCTTGGAGAGATTTTAGTTCATGAGCCTGATTTGAATCATCTTTTTGAACCACCAAGCCAATTGCTTAAAAGTCTTCATCAAACAACAAACGTATACACTTTTTATTCATATTTCTGTCCGACATGTCCCTACAATTATGCAGAACTATCAAATAAAAATGTAAACTTTCATCTGCTCCTGACCCAACCTGTATATGATAGGTTGAAGGATGAGTATACTGACCAGTATAATGCAATGATGGAATCAGAAAATGCACATTTATACATATGTAATAATGACACATTGAAATTGGGTGCTCTTTCTATCACAGATGATATGATGTTAATAGCTTTTTTCAACAAAGAAGGGATATTTGATCACAAAAAAGTTCTCAGTTTTGAAGAAAGTGCACGTCAGTGGGGTAAAGACCTCTTTTTACATTACAAGGAAAAATCAGAAAAAGTGAAGTAG
- the fen gene encoding flap endonuclease-1, whose product MGTQIGTLLTKTPITYEELSGKVIAIDAYNTIYQFLSAIRQRDGSLLTDSSGNPTSHLTGLFSRTSKLRDSNIKPVFIFDGKPPEMKKETLEKRKECKENAALNYEIAKDEGNLEDMKKYAQGTSRITPQILEESKKLLDLMGIPWLQAESEAEAQAAFMVSRGHADLVGSQDYDVFLFGAENVIRNLGSTGKRKVPGKKEYVVKTPEHISLTDSLEQLSITREQLIDIAICTGTDFNEGIHRVGAKTALKLIRKHKDISTVISKENKDIRACTSVEEIREFFLNPPVTTDYSIKWKKPKSDALFDFLVGERDFSEKQVLKNTELLENRTIEECQSCLGDW is encoded by the coding sequence ATGGGCACACAAATAGGAACCTTACTCACAAAAACCCCCATCACTTACGAGGAACTTTCAGGAAAAGTGATAGCAATTGATGCATACAATACAATTTACCAGTTCCTTAGTGCCATTCGCCAGAGGGATGGTTCACTTCTTACAGATTCCTCCGGAAATCCAACATCCCACCTCACCGGTCTGTTTTCAAGGACCAGTAAACTGAGGGATTCAAACATCAAACCAGTCTTCATCTTTGATGGCAAACCTCCTGAGATGAAGAAAGAAACACTGGAAAAACGCAAGGAGTGCAAAGAGAATGCAGCGCTTAATTATGAGATTGCAAAGGATGAAGGCAATCTTGAGGACATGAAAAAATATGCCCAGGGTACTTCCAGAATAACCCCGCAGATACTAGAAGAATCAAAAAAGCTCCTTGATCTCATGGGTATCCCATGGCTGCAGGCAGAATCCGAAGCTGAAGCCCAGGCGGCATTCATGGTTTCCCGTGGGCATGCCGATCTCGTGGGTTCACAGGACTACGATGTTTTCCTTTTCGGAGCCGAGAATGTCATCCGTAATCTGGGAAGCACTGGAAAAAGAAAGGTCCCGGGAAAGAAGGAGTATGTTGTAAAAACGCCGGAACATATCTCCCTTACAGATTCTCTTGAGCAGCTAAGCATCACTCGTGAACAGCTTATTGATATTGCCATCTGCACTGGCACAGATTTTAATGAAGGAATTCATCGTGTGGGTGCAAAAACCGCACTAAAACTCATTCGTAAACACAAAGATATCAGCACTGTTATCAGTAAAGAAAATAAGGATATCCGTGCCTGTACTTCAGTGGAAGAGATCAGGGAATTCTTTTTGAATCCACCTGTAACTACGGATTATAGCATTAAATGGAAAAAACCGAAATCAGACGCACTGTTTGATTTTCTTGTTGGCGAGCGGGATTTTTCTGAAAAACAGGTATTGAAGAATACTGAACTTCTCGAGAACAGGACGATCGAAGAATGTCAGTCCTGTCTTGGAGACTGGTGA